GGCACGTCGAAGCCGACTGCCGACCCCTAGAGACCGCTCCAGAATAGGAGCCATTGTGGACAGCATGAGGAAATCGCCAAAATTTGTCCACGTGACGCGGCTCGTGGCCCCTCCGAAGGGGGCCACGAGCCGCAGCGGGTCAGGCCAGCACGCCGCCGATCCTCATGACGCCGTCCGGGTCGTAGGTGCGGCGGGCTCGGCGCAGCCGCGCCAGCGTCACCTCGTCGTACGCGTCGCGGTACTGCTCCGGCGTGAACGTGAAGTTCGGCAGCCGGTGGTCACCGACCCACGGCGCCACGGCCTCGAGGATCGCGGCGGCGTGGTCCTCCACGCCCGGGATCTCCGAGATGCCGACGACGAGCAGCGAGTACGCCGCCGCGCGCGAGGCGAAGGCGCTCGGGTGCTCCCCCGGCCGGGCGAAGGCACCGCCGAGCTGGCGCACCTCGACCAGGACCTGCGGTGAGGCCGCGCCCGGCCCGGTGAGCGCGAGCAGGGCGTCCGCGGTCTCCGCCGTGAACTCGGTGAGCACGTGGCCGGCCTCGTGGGCGGGGGTCGGGTCGAGCGGGTCCGTGTGGACCGAGTCGATCGCGGCGTACGGCTTGTCGGCCACGTCGTCGAGGATCACCGGGGCGGAGTCACGCATCGCGGCGAACCTGCGCTCCCCCTCGTCGGCGGACCCCGTCCACACGAAGCGCACCGACAGCGTCAGCCGCCCGGCGAGCATCGGCGGCACCCCCTCCATGTCGGGCAGCTGGAAGAGGGCGAAGGACGTGGTGCCCTCCTCGGGCAGCTCCGCCGACCAGGCGCGCCAGGCGTCGATGACCGCGGCGGCGTCCGAGCCGTCGAACCACAGCGAGCCGCCGTAGAAGCGGGGCTGCTGGACCAGGTCGAACTCGATGGCGGTGACGATGCCCAGCATGCCCTTGCCTCCGCGCAGGGCGAAGAAGAGGTCAGGGTGCTCGGTGGGCGTCACTCGCCGGAGCTCACCGTCGCCGGTGACGACCTCGATGGCGCGCACCTTGTCGCTCGCCAACCCGTAGGTGCGGGCCATCGGCCCCAGCCCGCCACCGGTGGTGTAGCCGACGATGCCGACGTCGGTGATCGAGCCGGACAGGGGCGCGAGGCCGTACGGCGCTGCGGCCTCCACGACCCGGAGCCACTTCACGCCGGCCCCGACGCGAGCCCAGCCCTCGGGGTGGACGACGACCTCGTCGAGCTCCTTGGTCACGACCAGCAGCTCGGTGGTCAGGTCGGCCATCGGGCCGTGGCCCGTGGCCTGCGGGGTGACGCGCATCCCGTGCCGGGCCGCGAACTGCACGGCCTCGACGACGTCCTGGGCGTCGTGCGCCGCGAGGACGGCCGCGGGGCGGACCGGGACGGCGACGTTCCACGGTGAGACGAGGGCGTCGTACCTCTTCTCGCCGGGCACCGCGACGGTGCCGATCGTGAGTGCGTCCAGCTCCTCGAACGGTACGTCGGACGCGGTGCTGGTCTGTGCGATGGTCATGGTTCCTCCGTGTGCTGTCCTCGTTGACCCCACGAAGGTGCACCCGCGCCCTTGAGCCGGACTTGGATGCGACTTGAGCTGTGCTGCGGAATCAGTCGTCGGAGGGGGCCTGGGGCAACACAAACAGTCCATTCGGGTCCGCAGACTGACGAATCCGAAGGAGTCGGTCGTAGGACGCAGCCGACCAGCCGCGCCGGGCTGCGGCCTCGTAGGCCATCGAGAGGTACGACGCCCGGGACGTCCAGGGCGCGAGCGAGTCCAGGACCCGCGTGGCGTCCTCCCGCACGGCGCTCCAGCCCGTGCCGACGTCGAGCCCGACGCCGAGCACCAGGAAGGAGCCGTCGAGGTGGTCGAGCGCGCCCCCGCGCGGGGCGGGCCGCGCCAGCGCGCCACCGAGCTGGCGCAGCTCCACGAAGAGCAGGTTGCTGCCGGACTCGGGACCTGCCGACGCGACCAGCGCCTCCACGGCGTCCGGCGGCAGTCCGTCGACCAGGACGCTGTTGGCGTAGACGGCGGTCGGCTCCTGGGGGTCGAGCTGGAGGTGCGCGATGTCGGCGGCAGGCACCTGCGCGAACGTGTCGACCTCGGGCCGCAGCGCCCGCAGCGCGGCGATGGAACGGGCTCCCGCCTCGGCGTCGCCGATCGCCACCGCGTCGATCATGACCATCTTCCGGCCGCGCAGCGTGCCCGGCAGCCACTCGATGTCGGGCACCTGGAAGATCCGGGCAACGCTCGTCACCGAATCGGGCGCGCCCTCGGTCCACTCGCCCCACGCGGTGAGGACGTGGCGGGCGTGCCTCCAGTCCCACGCGAGCATCCCGGCGTACGCGGTCGCGATCGGCAGCAGGTCGAAGTCCAGCGACGTGACCACGCCGAAGCCGCCGTGGCCGCCGCGCGCCGCCCACAGCAGGTCGGCGTCCTGGGTCTCGGTGGCGCGCACGAAGGTCCCGTCGGCGAGCACCAGCTCGACGGCCGTGATCGCGCTGCACTGCAGGCCGTGCTGGCGGGAGTACCAGCTCACCCCGCCGCCGAGCGACGAGCCGACCACCCCCACACCCGGGCTGGACATGTGCATCCCCGCCAACCCGACCCGGCCGGCCCGGGTGACGACGTCGCCCCACAGCACACCGGCGCCGGCGCGCGCCGTACGACGGGCTGCGTCCACGCGGAGGTCGGTCATCGCCGAGGTGCGCAGCAGCACGGCGTCCTCGAGCCGGCCCGCGAGCGGCGGGGCCCCGTGGCCGGTCCCCTGGGGAGCCACCCGGAGACCGGAGGCCGCGGCGGCCTCGACGATCCGGGCGACCTCCTGCGGGTCGGCCGGGTAGGCGACCGCCGCCGGGTGCTCGTCGACCTGGAGGTTCCAGGGCATCCGCGCCTCGTCGTAGAGGGCGTCCCCGGGCAGGTGGACGGCACCGCCGGCCAGCCCGCGGAGCGCTTCGGTCTCGGCCACCGTCACCACCTCACGATCGGGGCACCCCAGCGTGCCCCGGCTGACTTGAGGATGACTTGAGCCTCCGGTTCATCCGCTCGTGGAGGAGCGCGCGCTCACCCGCCGGGATGTCGGCGTGGATCGCGTCGCGCACCAGGGGGTTGACGAAGTCGAGCGGCTGGCCGTCGAGGAGGATCTCGCTGCGCGCGAGCACGTCGAGGGCGGCGGCGACGTCCTCCTCCGAGTGCTGCGCCAGCTCGGCCACGGTCACGAGGTCGGCCAGCGGGCCGAGCACCGCCACGGCGTGCGCGACCGCGGTGACGGTCGCCGGCATGCGGCGCAGGCGGAGCGTCACCAACGACGTGATCGCCCGCGACCCCACCGCGCGGACCGTGTCGACGTGGGCGGTGTCGGGCGGGACGCCCTGGTCGGCCAGGGCGCGCAGCAGCTGCCGCAGGAGCAACGGGTTGCCCGAGGTCATCCGGTGGCAGGTCGCGACGAAGGTGTCGGCGCCGGGCCCGAGCCGGTCGGCGACCAGGGCGGCGGTGCCCTGCTCGGTGAGCGGAGCGGGGTGCAGCACCGAGACCGCCTCGTTGCCGGCGAGCTCGGCCAGCAGGTCGTCGGCCCGGTGCGTCTCACCGGTGCGGACCGCCAGCACGACCAGCACGGGAAGCCCCTCGAGGCGTCTGACCAGGTAGGCGAGGAACTGCAGGGACGCCTCGTCGCACCACTGGACGTCGTCGATGCACAGCACGAACGGGGCGTCGTCGGCGAGCTTCGTCGTGACCTCGCAGAGCCCGCGAAGGGCGGCGAACCGCTCGTCGCGACCGACCGACTCGTCCGCGCCGGCGCCCAGCAGCTGCCGGACCACTCCCCAGTCGAAGTCCTGCTCGAGGGAGCTGCTCCGCGCCGACCGCACCCAGACGCCGGCACCGACCGCGAGCCGACGCAGCTCGTCGAGCAGACGCGTCTTGCCGATGCCCGAGGGTCCCTCGACCAGCAGGCAACCCGGCCTCCCCTCCTCGAGGTCGTCGACCATGGCGCGCAGGACCTCCATCTCGCGCTCGCGGTCCACGAGCCCGTCCGGCGTCCTCGGCCGCGGGACCCGCTGCGTCGCGCCGTCGGTCCTGGCGATGGTCGGCACGTCGAGGCCGGGCGACTGGGCGAGCACCTCCGCCTCGAGCGAGCGCAACGCCGGCCCGGGGTCGACGCCCAGCTCGTCGGCGAGCACCTGACGTGCCCGGCGCAGCGCCGCCAGCGCCGCCGCCTGCCGGTGCGCGCGGTAGAGCGCGAGGGCGAGGAGGCGCCAGCGTTCCTCGCGCAGCGGGTCCTCGTTGACGAGGGCCTCGAGCTCGCCGGTGACGAGCTGTGCCTCACCGAGCTCGAGGCGCGTGGCGAGGAGGCGTTCGCGGGCCACCGCCCGGAGCTCGGTGAGCCGCGCGGCCTCCGCCTCCGCCCAGGGCTCCATCGCGTAGTCGGCGTAGGCCGGTCCCTGCCACATCCGGAGCGCGGGCTCCAGGGTGCACACCGCGTCCGCGGGCGGCAGGCCGGCCGCCGCCTCCACCGCCGCCTCGAAGGCCCAGGCGTCGACGGCGTCGGGCGGGAGCCGCAGCGCGTAGCCGGGACCGGCGCGCGCGATGACACCGCCCCGGTGCCGGGCCGTCGCGTCCGGCTCGAGTCGCCGGCGCAGGTGGCTCACGTAGGCCTGCAGCGCCCCGTTGGCACTGGTCGGTGGCTCATCACCCCACACGCAGTCGACGAGCCGATCGGCGGGCACCACCTCGTCCCGCGCGATGATCAGCCCCGCCAGCACGGCGCGCTGACGCCGCCCGCGTGGCCGTGAGCTCGCCGAGCACGTGCAGGTGAAGTTCCGGCTGGCCGTCCACCCCGTTCCTCGCGTCGTCTCCCCCGAGACGTCTCCCCCGAGGATAGGGGTGGTCGAGGGCTGCCCGCGGCCCCGATTTTCGGCACGGACGAGAGGCGGGTCAGCTGGACGCCGTCCGGCGTGTGGTCGTGGTGGTGGAGCCTAGGGGACTCGAACCCCTAACCCCCTGCTTGCAAAGCAGGTGCGCTACCAATTGCGCCAAGGCCCCGGGTGGTGCGGGTGTCAGGCCCGGTCGGTCGGCTCGACGTGGTCGGTGGCCTCGGCCCAGAGCGCCTGCTCGGAGCGGGACTCGTCGAGCTTCTTCTTCGCGAAGGCGGCGCCCACAGCGGCGACCAGCACCATCAGGATCTTCTTCATCGACGCTCCTCCGTCTCGCGGCTCGGGCCCACCGGCAGGGCCGCGCCGATTCTAGTGCGGCCGCGACGCAGGGATGGCACCGGGCCGGGACGTGGTCGGCGCGACCAGCAGGGTCGGCGTACGCCGGAGCAGCAGGGCGAGCCCCGCGGCGAGGACCATCAGCAGCGTGGCCAGCCCGACGACGCCCGGCCAGGCCGCGACGCTCCAGGCCTGCCCGGCGAGGCTGCCGAAGACCGCCGAGCCGAGGTAGTAGGTGAACAGGTAGAGGGAGGCCGCCTGGCCGCTGCTGACCCCTCCCGCGTGCGCTCGCGCCGGGACCCACCCGCTCGCGACGCTGTGGACGGCGAAGAAGCCCGCGGTCAGGACCGCCATCCCGAGCACCACCACCGGCAGCGACGGCACCAGGGTCAGCAGCAGCCCCGCGATCGCGACCGCGCACCCGACCGGCGGCACGGCCCGGCGGCCGAGCGCGTCGGCCAGCCTGCCCGAGGCCACCGAGCTCCCCGAGCCGACGGCGTAGACGAGGAAGACGAGGCTCGCGGCCCCCAGTCCGAGGTCGAACGGAGGCTCCGCGAGCCGGAACCCGATCGTGTTGAACACCGCCACCAGGGCACCGATCGCACAGCCACCGATGGCGTAGAGCGCGAGCAGCGCAGGGTCGGACACCGCGCGGCGCGCCATCGAGGCCAGCTGTCGTACGCCGGTCGGGGCCGCGACGAAGTTGCGCGAGGCGGGGAGCAGCAGGTGCACGGCCAGCGCGCAGGCCAGGCCGAGGGCAGCCGCTCCCGCCAGCGCCCACCGCCAGCCGGCCAGCTCACCCAACGGGCCGGTCACCAGCCGGCCGGCCATGCCGCCCATGGCGGTGCCCCCGACGTAGAGGCCGGCGGCCCGGGCGTGGGTGGAAGGGTGCAGCTCCTCGCGCAGGTACGCCGTGGCCACCGCCGGCAGCCCGGCCAGCACCACGCCCTCGAGGAACCGCAGCGCCAGCAGCGCCTCCCACGACGGGGCCAGGGCGCACGCGACGGCGACCACGCCCGAGGCGGTCATCGACAGCCGGATCGGTCCGGTGCGCCCGACCACGTCCGACCAGGGACCCGCGACCAGGATCGCCAGGCCCAGGCCGAGCATCGTCAGCGACATCGAGAGCGTGCTCTGCGCGGTCGAGACCTCGAACTCCCGCGCCAGCTCGGGCAGCAGCGCCTGGGTGCTGTAGAGCAGGGCGAAGGTCGCCAGGCCGGCCGCGAAGAGCGCGACGAGCACCCGCCGGTACTCCGTCGTCCCGGGGCGGTAGCCCTCGACGGCGCGCTCGGCGGACATGGTCACCGGACCCACTCTCCGTCGTCGGCGACGATGCGTCCAATGTGTCCCGACGCGGATCATCATGCGTGAGGCGTATGGTCGGCCCATGTTGGTCCGGGACCTCACCTGGCTGGTCGCGCTCGCCGAGCACGGCCACGTCACCACGACGGCCGAGGTGCTGGGCACCAGCCAGCCGACGCTCTCCCGCGCGCTGGCCCGCGTCGAGTCCGAGCTGGGCGCACGGCTCTTCGAGCGAGGCCCCGCCGGCGTACGCGTGACGCCGACCGGCGAGGTGGTGGTGGCCGCGGCGCGGGAGCTGACCGGCCGCTACGACCAGCTGCTCGCCGACCTCGGGCGGCTGCTCGACCCCGACGCCGGCGTGGTCCGGCTCGCCTTCCTGGACTCGATGGCGACCTCGCTCGTGCCCCGGCTGCTGCGCTCCTTCCACGCCGCCGCCCCCCGCACCCGGGTCGAGCTGCGGCAGGAGCCCGCCCACGAGATCCTGCGCGACCTCGAGTCCGGCGCGGCCGACCTCGCGATCACCTCCGAGAGGCCGCGCGGCTGGGGCTGGGTACCGCTGCAGGAGGAGCGGCTGGTCCTCGTCGTCCCGCCACGGCACCGGCTCCGGGACCGGCGGCAGGTCTCGCTCACCGACCTCGCGGACGAGGAGCTGGTCACCACACCGGTCGGTTTCGGGTTCCGCACGCTCGTCGACGGCCTGCTGCGGGCCGCCGGCGTCTCCCCGACGATCTCGTTCGAGAGCCAGGACCTCGCGACGATCGAGGGACTGGTCGCCGCCGGGCTCGGCGTGGCGCTGGTGCCCGAGCAGTTCGCGGGCCAGTCCGGGACCGTCGGCGTACGCCTGACCTCGCAGGCCGCGCGCCGCACCATCGGGCTGACCTGGCGCGAGGACCGGCCGCTGTCGCCGCCCGCGGTCCGGTTGCGCGACTTCCTCGCGACGCACGCCGTCGGGGACGACGAAGCCCCCGGTCGGTGACCGGGGGCTCGCGGTGACTGGTGGGCCTAACAGGACTTGAACCTGTGACCTCTTCCTTATCAGGGAAGCGCTCTAACCGTCTGAGCTATAGGCCCGTGAGTGGCGTCGTACGCCGACGGCCGCCCGTGGGCGACCGAGGGGAGACATTACCGCAGCCCGATCCGCCGTCCCAAAACGGCACCAGCGGCTCGGTCGCGGGTCAGTTGTCCTCGGACAGCGTCACTTCGATCCCGCCGAGCAGCGCGGCCGCCATGTTGTAGAGGAACGCGCTGAGCGTCGCGATCGCGGTCAGCAGCACCACGTCGACCACCGCCACGAGCATGGTGAAGCCGAGCACCCGCGAGGTGCCGACGTAGTCGGTGACGTCGAACCCGCCGGCCTCGCTGCCGAGGATGTCCTCGACGGTGGCGTTGATGGAGTCCCAGACCCCGGCGCCGCCGAGCACGCTCCACACGATGAAGACCGAGACCACCGTGACGATCCCGAACGCGACGGAGAGCAGGAACGAGGTCTTCATCACCGACCACGGGTCGACGCGGGTCAGCCGGAGCCGCGCCCGACGCGGCCCCTTCTTGTCCTGACCTGCGGGGGCACGACGGGCGGTCACCGGCTTGGAGGGCGCCTCGGCGCTCTTGCGGTGCTCGTCGGCGGCCTTCGCCAGCTTGGCCTGGATCCGCTCGGTGAGCGGGGGCCGGGTGGCGGTGTCCTCGGTGCTGTCGGTGCCCCGGACGGCTGTCCGCTCGGCGCTGCGGTCCGACATCAGTCCTCCTGGGAGCCCGCGTCGTCCGGGCCGTCGTCAGTCTGCGATCCCTCGATTGTTGCACCCGCACCGGCATCCGGCGATTCGACGGCGTCGGCGCCGGACAGCGCGGGCTCGCCCTCGGCGCCGGCCTCGGCGGCCTCGTCGCCCGCCTCCTCGGTCACCTTCGCCTCGACCGAGCGCGCCACGACGGCGACCGCGTCGCCCTTCTTGAGGCGTACGAAGCCGACGCCCTTGGTCGAGCGGCCGATGGGTCGCAGGCCCTCGTCGACGGGGGTCCGGACCACCTGTCCGGACTGGGTGATCGACATGATCTCGTCACCCTCCTCGACGATGAACCCGCCCACGAGCGTGCCGCGGGACTCGTCGGCCAGCGACATGGTCTTGATGCCGATCCCGCCTCGCGACTGCAGGCGGTAGTCGGAGATCCGCGAGCGCTTGGCGAAGCCGCCGTCGGTGATGGTGAAGACGTACTGCTCCTTGACCCCGGGCAGCTCACCGGCGTCGGTGGACTCGCCGGCCGCCTGGGCCGCCTCGGCAGCTGCCTCCTCGGCGGCGACCTGCTCGGCCCGGATCACCGACATCGACAGCATCGCGTCGCCGTCGCGGAACTTCATGCCGGTGACGCCCGAGGTGGCGCGCCCCATCGGTCGCAGCTGGGAGTCGTCGGCCTTGAAGCGGATCGCCTGGCCCTTGCGGGAGACCAGCAGGATGTCGTCGTCTGCGTTGACCAGCTCGGCGCCGATCAGCTCGTCGTCGTCGGCGCGGAAGTTGATCGCGATGACGCCCGCCTGCCGCGGGCTGTTGTAGTCGGCCAGCCGCGTCTTCTTGACCAGCCCCTCCCGGGTGGCGAGCACGAGGTAGGGGGCCTGGTCGTAGTCGCGGATCGCCAGCACCTGGGCGATGTCCTCGTCGGGCTGGAAGGACAGCAGGCCGGCGACGTGGCCGCCCTTCGCGTCCCGGGCGGCCTCGGGCAGGTTGTAGGCCTTGGTGCGGTAGACCCGCCCGGCCGTGGTGAAGAACAGCAGCCAGTGGTGGTTGGTGGTCGCGATGAAGTGCTCGACGACGTCGTCGCCGCGAAGCGTCGCCCCCCGGACACCCTTGCCGCCGCGCTTCTGGCTGCGGTAGGACGCACGCTGGGTCCGCTTGGCATAGCCGCCGCGGGTGATGGAGACGACCAGCTCCTCGTCGGGGATCAGGTCCTCCATCGACAGGTCGCCGTCGGCCGCGATGATCTGCGTACGTCGGTCGTCGCCGTACTTGTCGACGATCTCGGTCAGCTCGTCGTTGACGATCTGCCGCTGCCGGCCCTCGTTGGCGAGGATGTCCTCGAGGTCGGCGATCTCGAGCTCGATCTCGGCGAGCTGGTCGATGATCCGCTGCCGCTCCAGCGCCGCGAGCCGGCGCAGCTGCATGTCGAGGATGGCGTTGGCCTGGATCTCGTCGATCTCGAGCAGCTCGATCAGGCCCTGTCGTGCGTCGTCGACCTCGGGGGAGCGACGAATCAGCGCGATCACCTCGTCGAGCATGTCGAGCGCCTTGACCAGACCCCGGAAGATGTGGGCGCGGCGCTCGGCCTCCGCGAGCCGGAAGCGGGTCCGGCGCTGGATGACCTCGATCTGGTGGGTGACCCAGTTCGAGACGAACTGGTCGATGGTCAGCGTGCGCGGCACGCCGTCGACCAGCGCCAGCATGTTGGCGCTGAAGTTGGTCTGCAGCTCGGTGTGCTTGAGCAGGTTGTTGAGCACGACCCGCGCGACCGCGTCGCGCTTGAGCACCACGACGAGCCGCTGGCCGGTGCGTCCCGAGGAGTCGTCGCGCACGTCGGAGATGCCCTGGACCTTGCCGGAGTCGGCGAGCTCGGCGATCTTGAGCGCGAGGTTGTCGGGGTTGACCATGTAGGGGAGCTCGGTGATCGAGAGGCAGGTCCGCCCCTTGGCGTCCTCGTCGATCTCGATGACCGCGCGCTGGGTGATCGAGCCGCGCCCGGTGCGGTAGGCCTGCTCGAGGCCCTCCCGCCCGACGATCAGCGCCCCGTTGGGGAAGTCGGGGCCCTTGATCCGCTCGATGAGGGCGTCCTGCAGCTCCTCGCGGGTGGCCTCGGGGTTCTCGAGCGCCCACCGGGCACCCTCCGCGACCTCGCGGAGGTTGTGGGGCGGGATGCTCGTGGCCATGCCGACCGCGATGCCGGCCGAGCCGTTGACCAGCAGGTTGGGGTAGCGCGACGGCAGCACCGTCGGCTCCTGCGAGCGCCCGTCGTAGTTGGGCTGGAAGTCGACCGTGTCTTCCTGGATGTCGCGGACCATCTCGAGGGCCAACGGGGCCATCCGGCACTCGGTGTAGCGCATCGCCGCGGCGGCGTCGTTGCCCGGGGAGCCGAAGTTTCCCTGGCCGTGGACCAGCGGGGCTCGCATCACCCAGGGCTGGGCGAGCCGGACCAGGGTGTCGTAGATCGCGGTGTCGCCGTGCGGGTGGTACTGACCCATCACGTCACCGACGACGCGGCTGCACTTGGAGAAGCCGCGGTCGGGGCGGTACCCGCCGTCGTACATCGCGTAGAGCACCCGGCGGTGCACCGGCTTGAGCCCGTCGCGCACGTCGGGGAGCGCCCGGCCCACGATGACGGCCATCGCGTAGTCGATGTAGGCGCGCTGCATCGAGGTCTGCAGCTCGATCGGCTCGATCCGGCCGCCCCCGCCCTCGCCGCCGTCGCCGCCGAGCAGGTTTCCGGTCTGTTCCGTCACGTGTCTTCGTCTCTCTGGTCGGTTCTACTGGAATCTAGGTCTCGTGCTAGAGATCTAGATATCCAGGAATCGGACGTCCTTGGCGTTGCGCTGGATGAAGGACCGCCGCTGCTCGACGTCCTCGCCCATGAGGATCGAGAAGATCTCGTCGGCGCGCGCGGCGTCGTCGAGGGTCACCTGGAGCATCAGCCGCTGCTCGGGGTTCATGGTGGTCTCCCACAGCTCCTCGGCGTTCATCTCGCCGAGGCCCTTGTAGCGCTGCACGGGGTTCTCCTTGGGCAGCTTCCTGCCCTGGGCGAGCCCGTCGCGGGTCAGCGCCTCCCGCTCGGCGTCGCTGTAGACGAACTCGTGCTCGGCCGGCTTGTTCCAGCGGATCCGGTAGAGCGGCGGCTGCGCCATGTAGACGTAGCCGTGCTCGATGAGCGGCTTCATGAAGCGGAAGAGGAGCGTCAGCAGCAGGGTGTTGATGTGGTGGCCGTCGACGTCGGCGTCCGCCATCAGCACGACCTTGTGGTAGCGCAGCTTCTCGAGGTCGAACTCCTCGTGGATGCCGGTGCCGAGCGCCGAGATGATGGCCTGCACCTCGGTGTTGGCCAGCACCTTGTCGAGCCGTGCCTTCTCGACGTTGAGGATCTTGCCGCGGATCGGGAGGATCGCCTGGACCCGCGGGTCACGGCCCTGGCGGGCCGAGCCGCCCGCCGAGTCCCCCTCGACGATGAAGACCTCGCACTCGGCGGGGTTGGTCGACTGGCAGTCCGACAGCTTGCCGGGCAGGCCGCCGCCGCCGAGCAGGCCCTTGCGGGAGCGGGCGAGGTCGCGGGCCTTGCGGGCGGCGATCCGGGCGCTGGCCGCGGCCTGCGCCTTGCGGACGATGTCCTTGCCCTCGGCGGGGTTCTCCTCGAGCCAGGCACCGAGCTGGTCGTTGACCAGCCGCTGCACGAAGCCCTTCGCCTCGGTGTTGCCGAGCTTGGTCTTGGTCTGGCCCTCGAACTGCGGCTCGCCCAGCTTGATCGAGATGATGGCGGTCAGGCCCTCGCGGATGTCGTCGCCGGAGACTCGGTCCTCCTGCTTCTTCATCAGGCCCCAGTCGAAGCCCGCGTTGTTGATCAGGCTGGTGAGCGCCGAGCGGAAGCCCTCCTCGTGGGTGCCGCCCTCGTGGGTGTTGATGGTGTTGGCGAAGGTGTGCACCGACTCGGTGAAGCTGGTGTTCCACTGCATCGCGACCTCGAGGCTCATGTGGCTCTCGGCGCCCTCGGGCGTCTCGGCCTCGAAGTTGATGACCGTCGGGTTGGCCTTGTCCTTGCGGCGGTTGAGGTGCTCGACGTAGTCGACGAGGCCACGGTCGTACTTGAAGACCTGCTCGAGGCCACCGCCCTCGCCGGGCTTGATCGCGTCGGGGCCGGCCTGGTCGACCGAGGCGTCGACGGTCTCGTCGGCCACCGCCTCCAGCAGCTCGGCCGCGATCGGCCGCTCGTCGCGGACCACGATCTCGAGGCCTTTGTTGAGGAAGGCGTACTCGCGGATCCGGGAGGTGATGGTCTCCAGGGAGTAGGTGGTCGTCTCGAAGACGTCGGGGGAGGCCCAGTACGTGATCGTGGTGCCGGTCTCCTCCCCGTCGGCCATCGGGCGGACCTGCTCCAGCTCACCGTCGGGGACACCCACGGTGAAGGTCTGGCGCCACAGGTGGCCGCGGTTGCGCACCTCGGCAAGGACCCGCGAGGAGAGGGCGTTGACGACCGAGACGCCGACGCCGTGGAGGCCGCCGGAGACCTTGTAGCCGCCGCCGCCGAACTTGCCGCCGGCGTGGAGGACCGTGAGCGCCAGCGTGAGCGCGGGCAGTTCCTGCCCGGGCGCGGTGTCGGTCGGGATGCCACGGCCGTTGTCCTCGACCCGCACCCCGCCGTCGGCGAGCAGCGTCAGCACGATCCGGTCGCAGTGGCCGGCCAGCGCCTCGTCGACGGCGTTGTCGACGATCTCCCAGATCAGGTGGTGGAGCCCGCGCTCACCGGTCGACCCGATGTACATGCCCGGCCGCTTGCGGACGGCCTCGAGCCCCTCGAGGACCTGGATCGCCGAGGCGTCGTAGGAGACCTCGTCCGGGACGGGAGTGGCGGTGCTGGGGGTGGGTTCTTCGTTGCTCTCGACGGCGATTTCGTCGGTCACACGCACCTCTAACGCGTAGGGCCCGGGCCGTGGCCGCGGTGCCGCTCTGGCATGGCACGGGTCGCGCCTGGAGAGGTCGCGACCCGACTGTCCATGTTACCCCCTGCAGGGCCTGAATCCACGTGCCGGGCCGCAGGACGGGGGGATCTGTGGGCAGAAGATGGCTCTCAGCGGCGCGGAACCGCCGCTCGCACGTCCGCGCAGGGTGCCGTGTGGGTCCCAGTACGTCGGCGAGGCTCCTGGATCGGCTGCGGCGCCGCGCGGGAGCCGGGCCGGCGGTCAGCCGTAGGTGTCGCGCGGGCCGCGACCGTCGCGGACCGACCGGGGGCCCTTCTTCCACGACGGTCCACGCGGCCCGCGCACCTCGATCACGGTCACCGTCCCGTGGCCGAGCTCCTCGTTGAGCCGGCGTACGACGGTGGGCGCGAGCAGCGTGAGCTGGGTGGCCCAAGCGGTGGAGTCGGTCCGGACGAC
This genomic interval from Nocardioides euryhalodurans contains the following:
- a CDS encoding FAD-binding oxidoreductase, with amino-acid sequence MTIAQTSTASDVPFEELDALTIGTVAVPGEKRYDALVSPWNVAVPVRPAAVLAAHDAQDVVEAVQFAARHGMRVTPQATGHGPMADLTTELLVVTKELDEVVVHPEGWARVGAGVKWLRVVEAAAPYGLAPLSGSITDVGIVGYTTGGGLGPMARTYGLASDKVRAIEVVTGDGELRRVTPTEHPDLFFALRGGKGMLGIVTAIEFDLVQQPRFYGGSLWFDGSDAAAVIDAWRAWSAELPEEGTTSFALFQLPDMEGVPPMLAGRLTLSVRFVWTGSADEGERRFAAMRDSAPVILDDVADKPYAAIDSVHTDPLDPTPAHEAGHVLTEFTAETADALLALTGPGAASPQVLVEVRQLGGAFARPGEHPSAFASRAAAYSLLVVGISEIPGVEDHAAAILEAVAPWVGDHRLPNFTFTPEQYRDAYDEVTLARLRRARRTYDPDGVMRIGGVLA
- a CDS encoding FAD-binding oxidoreductase codes for the protein MAETEALRGLAGGAVHLPGDALYDEARMPWNLQVDEHPAAVAYPADPQEVARIVEAAAASGLRVAPQGTGHGAPPLAGRLEDAVLLRTSAMTDLRVDAARRTARAGAGVLWGDVVTRAGRVGLAGMHMSSPGVGVVGSSLGGGVSWYSRQHGLQCSAITAVELVLADGTFVRATETQDADLLWAARGGHGGFGVVTSLDFDLLPIATAYAGMLAWDWRHARHVLTAWGEWTEGAPDSVTSVARIFQVPDIEWLPGTLRGRKMVMIDAVAIGDAEAGARSIAALRALRPEVDTFAQVPAADIAHLQLDPQEPTAVYANSVLVDGLPPDAVEALVASAGPESGSNLLFVELRQLGGALARPAPRGGALDHLDGSFLVLGVGLDVGTGWSAVREDATRVLDSLAPWTSRASYLSMAYEAAARRGWSAASYDRLLRIRQSADPNGLFVLPQAPSDD
- a CDS encoding BTAD domain-containing putative transcriptional regulator, producing MLAGLIIARDEVVPADRLVDCVWGDEPPTSANGALQAYVSHLRRRLEPDATARHRGGVIARAGPGYALRLPPDAVDAWAFEAAVEAAAGLPPADAVCTLEPALRMWQGPAYADYAMEPWAEAEAARLTELRAVARERLLATRLELGEAQLVTGELEALVNEDPLREERWRLLALALYRAHRQAAALAALRRARQVLADELGVDPGPALRSLEAEVLAQSPGLDVPTIARTDGATQRVPRPRTPDGLVDREREMEVLRAMVDDLEEGRPGCLLVEGPSGIGKTRLLDELRRLAVGAGVWVRSARSSSLEQDFDWGVVRQLLGAGADESVGRDERFAALRGLCEVTTKLADDAPFVLCIDDVQWCDEASLQFLAYLVRRLEGLPVLVVLAVRTGETHRADDLLAELAGNEAVSVLHPAPLTEQGTAALVADRLGPGADTFVATCHRMTSGNPLLLRQLLRALADQGVPPDTAHVDTVRAVGSRAITSLVTLRLRRMPATVTAVAHAVAVLGPLADLVTVAELAQHSEEDVAAALDVLARSEILLDGQPLDFVNPLVRDAIHADIPAGERALLHERMNRRLKSSSSQPGHAGVPRS
- a CDS encoding DLW-39 family protein, producing the protein MKKILMVLVAAVGAAFAKKKLDESRSEQALWAEATDHVEPTDRA
- a CDS encoding MFS transporter, which encodes MSAERAVEGYRPGTTEYRRVLVALFAAGLATFALLYSTQALLPELAREFEVSTAQSTLSMSLTMLGLGLAILVAGPWSDVVGRTGPIRLSMTASGVVAVACALAPSWEALLALRFLEGVVLAGLPAVATAYLREELHPSTHARAAGLYVGGTAMGGMAGRLVTGPLGELAGWRWALAGAAALGLACALAVHLLLPASRNFVAAPTGVRQLASMARRAVSDPALLALYAIGGCAIGALVAVFNTIGFRLAEPPFDLGLGAASLVFLVYAVGSGSSVASGRLADALGRRAVPPVGCAVAIAGLLLTLVPSLPVVVLGMAVLTAGFFAVHSVASGWVPARAHAGGVSSGQAASLYLFTYYLGSAVFGSLAGQAWSVAAWPGVVGLATLLMVLAAGLALLLRRTPTLLVAPTTSRPGAIPASRPH